The Candidatus Thorarchaeota archaeon nucleotide sequence TTCAAAACTCGGTCTTCGAAGGCGAGATATCTGACTCATCCTTCAAAGCTATGACTCAGGAAGTCAAGGCACTCATCGATACCAACTACGACTCCATCGTCATCTACATAATGAAGTCCCAAGCATCCGCTAAGAGACAGATCATCGGCCTTGACCTCTCACTACGTGACTTTATCGTCTGACTTCCTAAAA carries:
- the cas2 gene encoding CRISPR-associated endonuclease Cas2: MYVVLVYDIDVTRIDKVRNLLKRYLFWIQNSVFEGEISDSSFKAMTQEVKALIDTNYDSIVIYIMKSQASAKRQIIGLDLSLRDFIV